One Deltaproteobacteria bacterium genomic window, GGCCGAGTGGTCGGCTTTCACGCCGGCGAAAATTTAAAAGTGCCGCACATGGGTTGGAACCGCATCGACAAACAAAAAGACTCGCCGTTCTTGGACGGCATCGCCAGCGGCGATTATGTTTACTTCGTCCACTCGTTCTACGTCGCGCCCGACGATGGCGCGATCGTCGCGACGACCACGGATTACGGTCAGTCTTTCGTTTCGAGTATTGCCACCGACCGATTGTTCGCCTGCCAGTTTCACCCGGAGAAGAGCCAGGAATTAGGCCTGCGCATTCTCACCAACTTCGGCCGCTTTGTGGCGGCAAACTAATTCCATGCTGATCATTCCCGCCATCGATTTGAAAGACGGCCGCTGCGTGCGACTGTTTCAAGGCGAGATGGATCGCGAAACGGTCTATTTCGAAAATCCGCTGGATGCCGCCAAACATTGGCTCGACGAAGGGGCGAGGTTTCTCCACATCGTCGATTTGAACGGCGCGGTGGAAGGGCGGCCGGTGCATACCAAAGAAGTCGCGGCGATTTGCCGCGAGCCCGGCTTGACCGTGGAGCTAGGCGGCGGCTTGCGCTCCGTTGAAGCGGTGGAAGCGGCCTTCGATCTCGGTGTGGCCCGCGTCGTGATCGGTACCGCCGCCTATGACAACGCTGAGTTTGTGCGCGCGCTGTGCACCAAATTTCCCGGCAAGGTCGTCGTCGGCATCGACGCGCGCCAAGGCAAGGTGGCGGTCAAAGGCTGGAAGGAAACCACGACCATGGACGCCGTCGAACTGGCCCAGCGCTGCGAAGCCGACGGCGCGGCGCGCATCATCTATACCGATATCAGCCGGGACGGCACCCGCGACGGCGTCAATTTGGCTGAAACTTTGAAAATCGCCGAAGCGGTGAAGATTCCGATCATCGCTTCCGGCGGTGTATCGACGCTGGACGATCTGCGCAATCTTATGCCCTTGGAAAAATCCGGCGTCGAAGGCGTGATCGTCGGCAAAGCGCTCTACGCCGTTGCGTTTTCTTATCGGGATGCCTTAATGGCGGTGCGCTAGCACTGCGCTAGCGGCTGTCTTTCAATTTCTAATACGGCGAGAAAAT contains:
- the hisH gene encoding imidazole glycerol phosphate synthase subunit HisH translates to MIAIIDYGMGNLRSVQKGLERVGFEAIVTRDVGQILSARGVVLPGVGAFSACMENLAKFGLIEPIRELVRQAKPFLGICLGFQLLFSESEEFGKQKGLDLFPGRVVGFHAGENLKVPHMGWNRIDKQKDSPFLDGIASGDYVYFVHSFYVAPDDGAIVATTTDYGQSFVSSIATDRLFACQFHPEKSQELGLRILTNFGRFVAAN
- the hisA gene encoding 1-(5-phosphoribosyl)-5-[(5-phosphoribosylamino)methylideneamino]imidazole-4-carboxamide isomerase yields the protein MLIIPAIDLKDGRCVRLFQGEMDRETVYFENPLDAAKHWLDEGARFLHIVDLNGAVEGRPVHTKEVAAICREPGLTVELGGGLRSVEAVEAAFDLGVARVVIGTAAYDNAEFVRALCTKFPGKVVVGIDARQGKVAVKGWKETTTMDAVELAQRCEADGAARIIYTDISRDGTRDGVNLAETLKIAEAVKIPIIASGGVSTLDDLRNLMPLEKSGVEGVIVGKALYAVAFSYRDALMAVR